Sequence from the Acropora muricata isolate sample 2 chromosome 10, ASM3666990v1, whole genome shotgun sequence genome:
GAAAAGATTTGAAATGTAGAGCAAAAAGTAAGCTTTTAAAGATTTGTGCTGACATCCTccacaggacttcaaatttgTTTATGTCATATTGTTGTTTCATAGGGGATGTCAAAAAATTATGATGATGTTTTTGATTTGTTGCCATCACTGTTGAGTGTGTAAGCTCCCTGCATTTAACTGCAGGTCACACAACAACAGGGCTGTCCTGCAGGTTTGACATGATCTCTTAATAGTGCACACATAACACATTCAGAACAACATATTTGTTTTCTAATATTAACAGACAGCAATACTATACTTATTTATAAAGCAGATGTGAAAATTTAACCAAAAGATTTTTGTGTAACACAACCTGTGAGGTTCATTTCTGTAACAGAAGGTACATAATTTATTACTATGAAATAGATAATAATCAGTAATATATAATATCAGGATATTTAAAATGATTGTGTTCAAATTTTGACAGTTAATACATGAAGAATATGAGTATGGTTGATTTTAAAGTTGTGTTTATTTACGTTTTTAtgaaaattattataatcactttaatttttaatagtTTTCGAACGTAGCGTATTGAGACACGGAAGTAACTGCCCATTATTGTCTCCTACTGTTTGACAATAAGTCAAtaagtcaataataattattatttttaaatgttGTGGTCTACATTTATTGTTGACAATACATATATTGTCAACTGAATTCTGGCCCCGGCTTTATGCAttgttattcttgtttttcatgACTTTTGATATCAGAGATTCAAGGTTTGATCAAATTATTAGAAGGGAGCTTAAGGAAGGACGACAGGAACAACAGTGCCAGAAAacagtgatctgattggctgaaatagAAAAACTatcatgctgcacgtgtggcatgCACTTTATTGTCATAGCCTGCCAAatgacgtgaaatttccaaatttaaggttttgacAACAATgggaacacacaacagtaagtCTTTCATTCGCTATAATAATGATTACTTGTTGGGTGCTTCTACCAGTACATTTGCAGCATGCTCTATCAACGATATAGGATGTGAGGAAGaagtaataatcacaaaatagtcaccatttcctaaatgtttatttcaagtgatgttttcattTCCGTTGTCATCATTGCTGCATAAGCTCCTGAATTCATCCTTTCTCCTGAGATATGCTCTCCAGTGATTGACTAGGTTATCATGGATGAACAGTTTCATTTCTAAAGAACCTGTTGCAGTTTGTTAGAGGGGAAGTGAAACATAACTTGGTATCAAACTAGTAGCCTGATTCTCAAACGGTCCAGGTCTCTCgtggtcacgcactctctcccttccccgtctgatggactttattcaaggtcatgttcgtgacatcatgacgcccttgttctttccgCTCCAATAGTAACGCTCCTAAGAATtggacaaaagtggcatttacgcACGAGATACTCTAAGCTCTATTTTCTAaaaattcctgatttctgagaatgttacattcgatctgattGACGGAAAGAACAtgggcgtcatgacgtcacgaacatgaccttgaatgaagtccatcagacgggaagggagagagtgcgtgactgcgagcgacctggaccgtctgagaatcaggctatcaaactagttgatagaagtaaaaaataattactaTAATATGTAAGAAACTGATATTTTGAGTGTTAGCTGTTGCCAGACCTCTCTTCCCTGTGCATCTCTTATGTTTGAGTAATTGGTCAAAATGCCATTAATTCCTCTCGGCCAAAGTTATGTCACCTGAGAGCAGAGCCATGTAAtccaaaattaataataatggtcAAATTGCAGTAGTTTCCAATATGTAATATTTATTCATCAACACAATGCTCAAACTGCTTCTCACCATAGATCACATTTTTGTAGAACTAATATTAAAAAATTCAGTATCCTTTATCAGGGCCCTAAAGTCTGGAATTCTTTACCAGTCACAATAGTTAGCTCTTCATTTAtatctattaaaaaaaaactaatctcactgaaagaaaatttctttctcAAGTTTAAGAATGTACTTTTCCCTTTATTTATAGTAATGCCGCTTCGTTATTAAATAATTACAGTCTAGGAAAGGCTACTCGCATAAGCTCTCAGCTTCTTTAGGCTTCCTTGTCACTACTTTAATATGTTATtatgttttaatgttaattGTGTGGCTGTGTTCATTTATGTTGTAAATGTATGGGTgactaaataaaaaataaataaataaaggaaaTAGAGTTGGAGTGTGTTTTCCATAGCTTTTGAATCATTCCATGAATAAACAAGGTTGTATGCCTTCCTTGCTCAGATTTTTGTCATCGACTGGCTTTTGACTACAAAAATTAAGCATATGGCGCAAATAAGCCTCCTAATAGTGCATCAGACACCTCTCTTCTTGCTAGATTACTGAAGAACAAAAAGGCTTTTGTTAGTTCTTCTCAGTCATAAAAAAAgacatgaaaataataattactactACTGCCATCTGCTGTCTAAACCCCACATACAAAGTCTCCATAAAATTTGACAGCCATCAGAAGTGAAATTGACTTACCCGTACAAATTAAGGTAGGCCTCTTTACAAACCTTCCTGAAACTCAGTGGGTTACCCTGGATTTCAAGTGACAGACATGAGTGAAGGATTTTTTTTGGGTTCAAAATTTTTGACCTAGGGGATTTTTTGGGGTGGGAAAATTCTGCCAAGTATTTTATTGGGTAATTTAATTAGGGAGTTTTGGGGTTGTTCAAAGCAATCTGATTTGTGATAGTTCTGTGAATAAAAACTTTTCTATGGCTTGGAAATTTGGCATGGGATTTTTTGGGGGTTAAATTTTGTTCCAGGGAgtatttttggttttcttcgaAGCCCTAGGCATTTTTTTGCACCCATTTCATTATCCCTGTCACTTGAGGCCTTTAAGTGCATAAATGATTATACATTGTGACAAAAAGGTGTAATACATTTAAGAAATAATTTCTGGTATTTCTTGTGTTTGAACAAAAGCTTATGCACAAGCTTGAGTGCTTCTTTTGATAAGTGAAAACAAGCATGATGTGAGCATATTAAGTACAAGCATAAGGGAAAACAGTTTCCCTTTTGTGCTTATGTTTAGGTTACCCAGTGTCATGTGTCAGTTTTAGGTGTCTCTTCAACCCCATACTTAAGTGGTTGGACAATTCTTGAAAATTCGTCAAGTAATGAGTTAAACTGATATTCCCAGTTGTTTGCTTCGTTATATTCGTTCTTAAGCTGCTCCACTTCCGAATGGCAGATTTTCACATCTTTTTCTTTAATCTCCTTAATCCTCTCAGCCCAAACTTGTGGATCTTGTGAGTCCACCACGTACATGTCACCAAAAGGTAGCCTTCTCAGAGCAATGCCCAGTCCACAATTTTCACTGATGAGCACTGGTAGATCTGCTGCAATGGCACGGAGACCACTCATTCCAAATCCCTCTGTCTTTGATGGCTTGATGAGTAGGTCCACTTCACATAGAAGTTGCCGCCATCCTTGATCAGTACCAGAAAACTGTCGCACTGTCAGTTGTTCCTGGCTGATTCCTTCCTTAACCATGGCTTCTTTTAGTGCTGCAGTATCATCACCTTCTTTCACCACAAGTAAGAGGTGAATTGAGGGATCCTCTAATTTCATGAAAGCCTTTGCAGCAATGTCGCAccctttgatttcaaaatactTAGCTGAGGCACTTAGCAAGACCTGAAAATGGGAACCTCTAACATGCTGGTCCACACCAAGGAATTCTTTTGGAATGCTGGGCATTAATGTAATGACTTTGTCTTGCTTTCCACGGGGTCGCAGTGCATCCTTGTAAGCTTCTGCTACTTGAGGACCTACAGCAAGCACAAGATCAGCTTTCTCGCAGAGAGTGACCTGTAGCTGATGTTCTGACTCCTGGTATTTTGAGCTTGAAGCTACCACTTTCAAGTATTTTTCCAATTCTTTACTGATGGTGTGCACAACCAGGACCCACTTGCATTTTTTGGCATCTACTATAAGCTGTGCTTGTTTTCCCACATGACGGCCATAGGAATGCATCATCAAAAGATCAATTTTGAGATCATCAGGTGGGTGAGAAAGACGCTCATTAGTGTCAAAACCACAGTGGTGTTTTGCATCATAGAGtgttattttcaacttttgagCCTCCTCCCTCTGTTTCTGTGTGTTACCAGGAACAAATCCACTGAGTTGAACTCTATCACTTCTGGCCAGTGCAATTTCTAGTTGCCCATTCATCATGGTGCCCCATCCTTCTACATTTGATGCCAGAGTAATCTTAATAGGCTCCATGGTTGCAGTTGTCTGAAAGGATATATCAGTTTTTGTTCTTTAAACTTGCTTTGTTAATTCAATATTATTTTtggattacaataataattattagtgtaatCCAGTAAAAATATGTAATGTTTATTATGATTTCTCATCTACTTTGGAAGCAAAAATAAAGAGCATTATTCTAGTCAGGAATAATATTATACATGAGTTACAAAGCCACAAAGCTTTTGCACAGTAATAAGACAGAGATGACACACTGGGAACTAGCTGCCAAAAGTTAGTGTTCACCTAGAAATTTCTCCATCTAATCTCTTTTGTTATGAAGACATTGTAATACTTCAATGAGAACTAGCTGCCAAAAGTATTCACTCAAAAATTTCTTCATTCAATCTCTTTTGTTGTGAAGATTTTTCAAACTCCTCAGATAAACAGATAGATAAAGTAAGTACTGACATGATTTGCAGCTCATGAAATAAATTGATATACCCGCCAACTGCGATAATTTCAAAATCTAGCATGTGAAATTAAAAGAATTTTTTGAAGGAGATCTAGCTGCCCTCCAATGGTGCCTTACACAGTAGATCATATCTATCTTGTGCAAAGTCCAATTCCTTTACAAATCATACTATTATACGCACACTAATCACGCGTTTCATAACCAGAGTACATCGTTTAAATACCTATGCTTGTTGATGGACCTCATTACGCGAGTTAACAGATTTTTTTAACATATTAAACTCGATCTGAATAGCTTCAAGCGAATAATTTCCATTCGTTTGTCGTTGAGACCGTGCAACATTTAGTAAGATTGTTGATGGCAATCTACTCGCAACAAAGTCTAGGGAAACAGGAAGTTAACAGAAGCCGTGAAAAGGAAGGTTTTAACCAGATACTGCAAGCATTAACCACCAAGAGATTTAAAGAGCTGAAAATGGGGACGAAGACAATAATATTGTCAGCTGCTCGTCAAGATGATTTGCGATCCAAAGCCCAGGGTCCAAACTTCAATTCAAGCCAGCCTCTGAAAGCAATTAGGCCGCTGAATCAACTAAGTTACACGCCTTGGATTTGCAGGATTTATTTGAAGAAACAAACTGGAGCTACCGAAAGTAATTAAATAATTTGCAACAATCCCTTAATCAACGCAGAAGAAACCAtacatagttagtagactaaCTATGAAGAAACTTGTAAAATTAACTCAAAACTTACGTATGTCCAAGGCAGTCAAGACGTTTCAAAATACCTACAGCTGCTTTTCGAAAGAAACTTTGGTGCCGCCTCGGTGGGAGATTGATAAGCAAGAATTGGATTTATCGACTGAGGCGTTAACTGTTTCAATTTTGCCACCGCGATTTTTGCCACCGCGGGAAGTTTCACAGACACGAGTCTGCGTTACGTAAGGCCTTCATGTTAGGCCCCTAAGACGTCCCATACCCTTCGTCCGAGCGAATGTGCGGGTTAGCTCAATCCTCCCGCTTCTGACGAGATAGTTACCTCTGTTTTTGTTATGCCGCGTTTGCATGAAGTAAGTAACTTTCTCGTCAGAAGCGCGCTTAAAAATGATCAACAACCCAATACTTTTCAGTGCGCTCGCGCACgttgcaaaacttgtcctttcatTCTCAACACTGACAGGATATCGGGACCTAagggaccggtcattatttatgtagaggggtGTGGGAGaaaaatgggggggggggggcaaggCTATTTTAAATGAGCAAAGAGGGGGGGCTATTGtgtttttctggtacaaagTTAAGGGGGAgtcatatgattcagcaagatttacgagaagatatatatataaagatatttaaaacgCTGATACTCTGATGAGTAACTTAataccatgacatttgttgtgtcctcaacatgtgaattaaaaaacaaaacacaataacatt
This genomic interval carries:
- the LOC136931437 gene encoding uncharacterized protein, with product MEPIKITLASNVEGWGTMMNGQLEIALARSDRVQLSGFVPGNTQKQREEAQKLKITLYDAKHHCGFDTNERLSHPPDDLKIDLLMMHSYGRHVGKQAQLIVDAKKCKWVLVVHTISKELEKYLKVVASSSKYQESEHQLQVTLCEKADLVLAVGPQVAEAYKDALRPRGKQDKVITLMPSIPKEFLGVDQHVRGSHFQVLLSASAKYFEIKGCDIAAKAFMKLEDPSIHLLLVVKEGDDTAALKEAMVKEGISQEQLTVRQFSGTDQGWRQLLCEVDLLIKPSKTEGFGMSGLRAIAADLPVLISENCGLGIALRRLPFGDMYVVDSQDPQVWAERIKEIKEKDVKICHSEVEQLKNEYNEANNWEYQFNSLLDEFSRIVQPLKYGVEETPKTDT